The Kribbella shirazensis genomic interval GGGTCTGTACGACGACGGCACGGTGGCGATGACCGGCGTCGACGCGGCACCGTCGCGTAACGCCCAGGAAGCCGAGAAGGCGGCGCCCGGCGCGCCCGACGACGCGGTCATCTGGGACGCCGTCGTCGACCAGGCGTACAACGAGGCCGGCGGGTCCTGGGTGTACTACGTGTTCCTGGCGCTGGCGACCATGATCGCCTCGGTCGCCGTCGTCACCGACTCCGCGATCCTCGTCGTGGGCGCCATGGTGGTCGGTCCCGAGTTCGGAGTGGTCGCCGCGCTGGCCGTCGGCCTGTTCCTGCGCAAGGGCGGCCTGACCCGGCGGTCGTTCTCGCTGCTCGTGAAGGGATTCGTGCTCGCGATCGCGGTCACGGCTCTCGCCGCGTTGCTGGCGCGAGCGGTCGGCTGGGTGGACGTGAACGACGTGACGGCGGCGCGGCCGCTGACGGGCTTCATCTGGCGGCCGGACAAGTGGTCCGCGGTGGTCGCCGTACTGGCCGGGTGTGCCGGGGTGCTGTCGCAGACGGCCGGCCGTGGCAACGCCCTCGTCGGGGTGTTCATCTCGGTCACGACCGTTCCCGCCGCGGGCGACCTGGCGTTGTCGCTGGCGTTGTGGGCACCGCATCACATCGGCGGGTCCGCGGCACAGCTCGGTATCAACCTGGCCGGGATGACGGCCGCGGGCGTGGTCACCCTGATGTTGCAGCGGCTCATCTGGCGCAGCTACCTGCGGGTGAAGAGAAGGGCGGGCGCGCGCGTTGAGGCTTGACCGGGCGTCCCCTGTCCGGTCCGCGCGCGCCCAGCACCGACAGACATACCCCACTCGAGGGCTCCGCGCACCTGTCGAGGCGTTCGAGAGTGCTGACGTATGTCAGCCATGGCGTGAAGTCGCCAAACCGGTCGAGACCGTCCAACCGACGAGATAGCCTGATCGAATGCTGGAGTCGGTTGGGGTGGAGCCGCCTGATGAGGAGGCGTATCGGGCGTTGCTGTCGGCTCCGGGCTGCGACATCCGGCAGCTCGCGGAGCGCCTCGGCCGCGACGAGCAGAACGTCGTCGCCACGGTCGGCCGGCTCGAGAAGCTCGGTCTGCTGACCTCCACCTCCGACGATCCGGTCCGCCTGCTCCCGACCCGTCCCGACGTCGCGGTGGACGCGTTGGTCGCCGTACGGCGGGCCGAGCTCGACCGCGTCCGCGCCGAAGCCCGGGTCCTGCTGTCCGAGCTGAGCACCCAGGAGCGGTACCGGCCGGAGAACCTCGTCGAGGTGATCGTCGGGCAGGAAGCGATCGCGGCCCGGTTCGCGCAGTTGCTCAACGGGACCCGGAACCAGTTGCTCGTGCTCGACCGCCCGCCGTACGCCGCGCAGCCCGACCAGTCCGACAGCACGGTCCGAGGCCTGCTCGGCGACGGGGTCGTCGTGCACGGCATCTACTCCCCCGACTCGCTCGACATCCCC includes:
- a CDS encoding DUF389 domain-containing protein, which encodes MHLRLIVPSDRNERVLDTLVADPRVTSIVSLPGAAHRPAGDVIECDVTREATSEILTWLKAEGLYDDGTVAMTGVDAAPSRNAQEAEKAAPGAPDDAVIWDAVVDQAYNEAGGSWVYYVFLALATMIASVAVVTDSAILVVGAMVVGPEFGVVAALAVGLFLRKGGLTRRSFSLLVKGFVLAIAVTALAALLARAVGWVDVNDVTAARPLTGFIWRPDKWSAVVAVLAGCAGVLSQTAGRGNALVGVFISVTTVPAAGDLALSLALWAPHHIGGSAAQLGINLAGMTAAGVVTLMLQRLIWRSYLRVKRRAGARVEA
- a CDS encoding MarR family transcriptional regulator — translated: MLESVGVEPPDEEAYRALLSAPGCDIRQLAERLGRDEQNVVATVGRLEKLGLLTSTSDDPVRLLPTRPDVAVDALVAVRRAELDRVRAEARVLLSELSTQERYRPENLVEVIVGQEAIAARFAQLLNGTRNQLLVLDRPPYAAQPDQSDSTVRGLLGDGVVVHGIYSPDSLDIPGGVDEAFSAADAGETSRVHPQVPMKLAVFDGKIALLPLAVDQLVDSALVVHPCALLDALIEMFWLLWDQAVPVVPVAKADPTDARLMTLLAAGFKDDAIARQLALSSRTVGRRVAELMETLGARTRFQAGIHAQRRHLLEDD